GCTCCACAGCCGCTTGGCGTTGGCGGACAGCAGCATTGTCCGTTCATCCGGGCTTGCGCCGCCGATCAACGCGTGCGTGGCCGCCACCCAGGTCGCGAGGCCGCCGCCAAGCGTGCATACCGGCCAGTCGCTGCCCCAGACGACACGATCCCAGCCGAAGCATGTGATGGTGTGCTCGACATAGGGTCGCAGGGTTTCGACAGTCCAGGATCCGGCGTCCGCATAGGCGACCACGCCAGAAATCTTGGCGACGACATTGGGGCGCCGCGCGATCTCCGCCATATGCTCGCGCCACGGATGCTCGGCGCCACCCTTGATATCCGGCACGCCGCAATGGTCGAGCACGAACTGCACGCCGGGCGCGAGATCGGCAAGTGCGATGGCCCTGGGGATCTGGTGCGGCAGGACGACGAGATCGAAGGTCAGGCCGGTGCCGGCAATCCGCGTGATGTTTTCCCGAAACAGGGTGCCCTCCGAGAGCGCGTCCGGCATGACGTGGAGCACGCGGCGAAAGCCCTTGACGAAAGGATCAGCCCGCTGACGTTCCAGATAGGTGGCAAAGTCCTTCTCTTCCGGACGGCAAGAGGCGATAACGCCGCGCAGCAGGCTGCCCTTCTGCCGTGACTGCGCCTTCACATGGCCGGTCTCGGCCTCGATGTCCGCCGGATCGACATCGACCTCCATATGCAACGCCCCCTCGATGCCGGCGCGACGCGCCTGGGTCGCATATTCGTCATGGGAGAAATCGCGGTTCAGCGCCGGCACGCCGCCGAGCCAGGGGTAACGCAGTGCCGACAGGTCGATGAGGTGCAGATGGGTGTCGAAGATCATGGCCGCGCGTTCCTCCCTGGCGATTCCGGATCATCTCACGGAGAAATCATTCATTCAAATAAGAATTCACTTGCCTTGCTTTACGGCTGACCCGGCGAGGTGCGAGAGTTTTTCAGCTGCAACCTGCAGCAGCCCGATGGTGCGGGTGATGTCTGGCGACTGGGGTGAATTGACCAGGGTTATGTAGGGGACGGAAAGTGCGGCGATCGCCTTGCCGTCCGATCCCAGGACAGGCGCCGACAGGTTGAACACGCCGGCTGTCTGCAGCGACGCCATCATCTCGTAGCCACGGTCGCGAATCTGGTCGAGGCGGGTGAAGAACTCCGGCGACTGGGCGGGCTTGTCGGTGCTGCGCATATGCTCGGAGATCATCATCTGCCGCTCCTCCGGCGAACGGAAAGCGAGCAGGACATGGCCCGAGCCGGTGTCGAACAAGCTGATGTGCGAACCGACTCGAATGGAGATTCCCCAATAGTCGGGAGCCTCCTGCTGTGCGATCACCACCGCGGAACCACGGTCGAAGACCACAAGCTGGTTGGCCTGCTGCGATGTTTCGGCAAGCTCGCGCATCAGCGGGGTCGCATAGGAAACCAGCCGGCGCACCGGTGCATGCAATTGCGCCAGGCCGAACAGTTTGAGCGTCAGCGAATAGCGGTCGCCGTCCGGCCGCGTGACATAGCCCCGCCGCACCAGGCGATCCAGCATGCGGTAGAACTCATTGGGGCTGCGGTCGAGTTTCTTGGCGATTTCCGCTTGTGTCAGGCCACCATCGACGCCCGCCAGCAACTCGAGGATATCCAGCCCCTTGTCCAGCGCCGGCGCGCGATAGCGGTCGTCATCCTCGTCTTCGGCCATGGTCGTTCCCCAGTGAATTCCAGCTTTCATATACGCATAGAGACCGCGCCTCCGAAAGAACTTTCGGCTTGACGGTGTATAAATGTTTTGTTTGTATATGAATGAACCTGTCCTGCGGCCATGTCATGACCGTCGATGCAGGCTCTTTGGGAGGAACCAATGAAGAGACTCATTTCCGGCCTGTCGGCCGGTGTAACGCTGCTTGCTTTTGGTGTGGGCGCTGCCTTCGCCGGAGACCTGCCCGGCAAGTTCGACGGCGTCACCATCGACGCCAAGCTGATCGGCGGCCAGCAATATGAGGCGCTCTACACGCGCATCGGCGAGTGGGAGAAGGCCACGGGCGCCAAGGTCAACATTCTGACCAAGAAGAACGGCTTCGACATCGACAAGGAGCTGAAATCAGACATCGCTTCCGGCAGCACCAGCTGGTGCGTCGGCTGGAACCATTCCTCCTTCGCGCCGCAGTATACGGGCCTCTACACCGACCTCAGCAAGCTGCTGCCCAAGTCGGAGATTGACGCCTTCGTGCCCTCCACGATCAAGGCGGCAACCATCGGCGGCAAGCTGGAGATGCTGCCGCGCGCCCAGTTCGACGTGTCAGCGCTCTACTACCAGAAGAGCCTGTACGAGAACGCCGACAACAAGACCAAGTTCAAGGCGAAATACGGCTACGACCTCGTGCCGCCGGACACCTGGAAGGAAGTGACTGATCAGGCCGAGTTCTTCGCCAACCCGCCCAATTTCTACGGCACCCAGTTCGCCGGCAAGGAAGAGGCGATCAACGGCCGCTTCTACGAGATGGTTGTCGCCGAGGGTGGCGAATATCTCGACAAGGACGGCAAGCCGGTCTTCAACTCCGAAGCCGGCGTGCGCGCGCTTGACTGGTTCGTCAATCTCTACAAGGCCAAGGCAGTTCCAGCCGGCACCACCAACTATCTGTGGGACGATCTCGGCCAGGGCTTTGCCTCGGGCACGATCGCCATCAACCTCGACTGGCCGGGCTGG
The nucleotide sequence above comes from Mesorhizobium shangrilense. Encoded proteins:
- a CDS encoding amidohydrolase family protein, which gives rise to MIFDTHLHLIDLSALRYPWLGGVPALNRDFSHDEYATQARRAGIEGALHMEVDVDPADIEAETGHVKAQSRQKGSLLRGVIASCRPEEKDFATYLERQRADPFVKGFRRVLHVMPDALSEGTLFRENITRIAGTGLTFDLVVLPHQIPRAIALADLAPGVQFVLDHCGVPDIKGGAEHPWREHMAEIARRPNVVAKISGVVAYADAGSWTVETLRPYVEHTITCFGWDRVVWGSDWPVCTLGGGLATWVAATHALIGGASPDERTMLLSANAKRLWSL
- a CDS encoding IclR family transcriptional regulator, which translates into the protein MAEDEDDDRYRAPALDKGLDILELLAGVDGGLTQAEIAKKLDRSPNEFYRMLDRLVRRGYVTRPDGDRYSLTLKLFGLAQLHAPVRRLVSYATPLMRELAETSQQANQLVVFDRGSAVVIAQQEAPDYWGISIRVGSHISLFDTGSGHVLLAFRSPEERQMMISEHMRSTDKPAQSPEFFTRLDQIRDRGYEMMASLQTAGVFNLSAPVLGSDGKAIAALSVPYITLVNSPQSPDITRTIGLLQVAAEKLSHLAGSAVKQGK
- a CDS encoding ABC transporter substrate-binding protein, yielding MKRLISGLSAGVTLLAFGVGAAFAGDLPGKFDGVTIDAKLIGGQQYEALYTRIGEWEKATGAKVNILTKKNGFDIDKELKSDIASGSTSWCVGWNHSSFAPQYTGLYTDLSKLLPKSEIDAFVPSTIKAATIGGKLEMLPRAQFDVSALYYQKSLYENADNKTKFKAKYGYDLVPPDTWKEVTDQAEFFANPPNFYGTQFAGKEEAINGRFYEMVVAEGGEYLDKDGKPVFNSEAGVRALDWFVNLYKAKAVPAGTTNYLWDDLGQGFASGTIAINLDWPGWAGFFNDPKSSKVAGNVGVKVAPKGSSGKRTGWSGFHGFSVTENCPNKEAAASLVWWLTNEDSQKLEAAAGPLPTRTAVWEWDLKQAENDPYKKEVLSAFQEEAKHAFAVPQTPEWIEISNAVYPELQAAILGDKTSKQALDEAAAKATQILQDAGKL